Proteins from a genomic interval of Streptomyces fodineus:
- a CDS encoding DUF3291 domain-containing protein yields MTDTAASYQLAQVNIARLKFPLDSPQLKFFVDSLDPVNEAADASDGFVWRLESDSGNATDIAVFGDEWLIINMSVWRDANALTAFMYQGLHRELLSRRREWFEKVEEAMATLWWVPAGHRPTVAEAEDRLLHLRTHGATPYAFTLRTSFPAPGAPEEAVAVSRSA; encoded by the coding sequence ATGACGGACACGGCAGCCTCGTACCAACTCGCCCAGGTCAACATCGCCCGCCTCAAGTTCCCCCTGGATTCGCCCCAGTTGAAGTTCTTCGTCGACTCACTCGACCCGGTCAACGAGGCGGCGGACGCCTCGGACGGCTTCGTCTGGCGGCTGGAGAGCGACTCCGGCAACGCCACCGACATCGCGGTCTTCGGCGACGAGTGGCTGATCATCAACATGTCGGTGTGGCGGGACGCGAACGCGCTCACCGCGTTCATGTACCAGGGCCTGCACCGGGAGTTGCTGTCCCGCCGCAGGGAGTGGTTCGAGAAGGTGGAGGAGGCGATGGCCACGCTGTGGTGGGTGCCGGCCGGCCACCGCCCGACCGTGGCCGAGGCGGAGGACCGGCTGCTGCACCTGCGCACGCACGGGGCGACGCCGTACGCGTTCACGCTGCGGACGTCGTTCCCGGCGCCGGGGGCGCCGGAGGAGGCGGTCGCGGTCAGCCGATCGGCTTGA
- a CDS encoding DUF742 domain-containing protein, with translation MSGPAKKLPVRGGERKPARVRPYSLTGGRTRFGHVLLVETFVAALEAPEERKELENGSRTGPQGRVMPEMQAIVELCRRMRTVAEIAALLKMPLGVVRVLLSDLADQGKIRVYGTGTGHGTGRPDRALLERVLSGLRRL, from the coding sequence GTGAGCGGCCCCGCGAAGAAGCTCCCCGTGCGCGGCGGCGAGCGCAAACCCGCCCGTGTCCGGCCCTACTCGCTCACCGGCGGCCGTACCCGCTTCGGTCATGTCCTCCTCGTGGAGACGTTCGTGGCGGCGCTGGAGGCCCCGGAGGAGCGCAAGGAACTGGAGAATGGTTCCCGCACGGGTCCACAGGGCCGTGTCATGCCGGAGATGCAGGCCATCGTCGAACTGTGCCGCCGTATGCGTACGGTGGCCGAGATCGCCGCGCTGCTGAAGATGCCGCTCGGCGTGGTCCGCGTGCTCCTGAGCGACCTCGCGGACCAGGGAAAGATCCGTGTGTACGGCACCGGAACCGGTCACGGCACCGGCCGCCCGGACCGCGCGCTGCTGGAAAGGGTGCTGAGTGGACTCCGCCGTCTCTGA
- a CDS encoding AurF N-oxygenase family protein, whose amino-acid sequence MTTLTEADALEGLRDALGLLKDREQVAERLLASSAKHSFDPDRELDWDAPFEEGKWFWPPELVSLYDTPMWQRMSEEQRILLSQHEAAALASLGIWFELILMQLLVRHIYDKAATSAHVRYALTEIEDECRHSKMFARLIAHGDTPWYPVSRVHQNLGRLFKTISTTPGSFTATLLGEEVLDWMQRLTFPDERVQPLIRGVTRIHVVEEARHVRYAREELRRQMVTAPKWSQEFTRITSGEFARIFSIAFVNPEVYTNVGLDKREAMAQVKASGHRREVMQTGAKRLTDFLDDIGVLRGAGRRLWRSSGLLA is encoded by the coding sequence ATGACGACCCTGACGGAAGCGGACGCGCTGGAGGGCTTGCGCGACGCGCTCGGCCTGCTCAAGGACCGGGAGCAGGTGGCCGAACGGCTGCTCGCCTCCTCCGCCAAGCACTCCTTCGACCCGGACAGGGAACTGGACTGGGACGCGCCCTTCGAGGAGGGCAAGTGGTTCTGGCCGCCGGAGCTGGTGTCGCTGTACGACACCCCGATGTGGCAGCGGATGAGCGAGGAGCAGCGGATCCTGCTCTCCCAGCACGAGGCGGCGGCGCTGGCCTCGCTCGGCATCTGGTTCGAGCTCATCCTGATGCAGCTGCTGGTCCGGCACATCTACGACAAGGCGGCGACGAGCGCCCACGTCCGCTACGCCCTCACCGAGATCGAGGACGAGTGCCGGCACTCGAAGATGTTCGCCCGCCTGATCGCGCACGGGGACACGCCCTGGTACCCGGTGAGCCGCGTCCACCAGAACCTCGGCCGCCTCTTCAAGACCATCTCCACCACCCCCGGTTCCTTCACCGCCACGCTGCTCGGCGAGGAGGTCCTGGACTGGATGCAGCGGCTGACGTTCCCCGACGAGCGCGTCCAGCCCCTGATCCGCGGCGTCACACGCATCCACGTGGTCGAGGAGGCCCGCCACGTCCGGTACGCCCGCGAGGAACTCCGGCGCCAGATGGTGACGGCCCCGAAGTGGTCCCAGGAGTTCACGCGGATCACCTCCGGCGAGTTCGCCCGGATCTTCTCCATCGCGTTCGTGAATCCCGAGGTCTACACGAACGTCGGGCTGGACAAGCGCGAGGCCATGGCCCAGGTGAAGGCCAGCGGGCACCGGCGGGAGGTCATGCAGACGGGCGCGAAGCGGCTGACCGACTTCCTGGACGACATCGGGGTGTTGCGGGGGGCCGGGCGGCGGTTGTGGAGGTCGTCGGGGTTGCTGGCGTAG
- a CDS encoding FtsW/RodA/SpoVE family cell cycle protein: MTKAGTTVAAAQTPAPAVRRLPRRRGVELALIVLAVLLSVYGYCAVGLARTGTVPPGAVGYGAGLGVLALLAHMAVRIRAPYADPLFLPIAVLLNGLGLVLIYRLDRETPNDQAAPAQLVWSTLGVGLFIAVVLVLRDHRLLQRYAYVCVAAALGLLALPILFPAVNGARIWIRLAGFSIQPGEFAKVLLAVFFAAYLAANRNALAYAGRRLWWLQFPTGRVLGPIVTIWLLSVGVLVLERDLGTSLLFFGLFVVLLYVATGRTGWIAVGLLLAMLGAVAVGRLEPHVNQRIEDWLHPFATIEAGQGPNQLSQSLFAFAAGGVLGTGLGLGHSILIGFAAKSDFILATAGEELGLAGLAAIFLLYALLVERGYRAGLALREPFGRLLAVGLASILALQVFVIGGGVTGLIPLTGMAMPFLAQGGSSVVTNWAIVALLIRVSDSARHQYDGQEAP, translated from the coding sequence ATGACCAAGGCCGGAACCACCGTGGCGGCGGCGCAGACACCCGCACCCGCCGTGCGCCGCCTGCCCCGGCGCCGGGGCGTCGAACTCGCCCTGATCGTGCTGGCCGTGCTGCTGTCCGTGTACGGCTACTGCGCGGTGGGCCTGGCCCGGACCGGCACCGTCCCGCCCGGTGCCGTAGGTTACGGCGCCGGGCTCGGTGTGCTCGCCCTGTTGGCGCATATGGCGGTGCGCATCCGGGCGCCGTACGCCGACCCGCTGTTCCTGCCGATCGCGGTGCTGCTCAACGGGCTCGGGCTGGTCCTGATCTACCGGCTGGACCGGGAGACCCCGAACGACCAGGCGGCCCCGGCCCAGCTCGTGTGGTCCACGCTCGGGGTCGGGCTGTTCATCGCCGTCGTACTGGTGCTGCGCGACCACCGGCTGCTCCAGCGGTACGCGTACGTCTGTGTGGCCGCCGCGCTCGGGCTGCTCGCGCTGCCGATCCTGTTCCCGGCGGTCAACGGCGCCCGGATCTGGATCCGGCTCGCCGGATTCTCCATCCAGCCGGGCGAGTTCGCGAAGGTGCTGCTCGCGGTGTTCTTCGCCGCCTATCTGGCCGCCAACCGCAACGCGCTCGCATACGCGGGCCGGCGGCTGTGGTGGCTGCAGTTCCCGACCGGGCGGGTGCTCGGGCCGATCGTGACGATCTGGCTGCTGAGCGTCGGGGTGCTGGTCCTGGAGCGGGACCTGGGCACCTCGCTGCTGTTCTTCGGGCTGTTCGTGGTGCTGTTGTACGTCGCCACGGGGCGGACCGGCTGGATCGCGGTCGGTCTGCTGCTCGCCATGCTCGGCGCGGTGGCCGTCGGGCGCCTGGAGCCGCACGTGAACCAGCGGATCGAGGACTGGCTGCATCCCTTCGCCACCATCGAGGCCGGGCAGGGGCCCAATCAGCTCTCCCAGTCGCTGTTCGCCTTCGCCGCCGGCGGGGTCCTCGGCACCGGGCTCGGGCTCGGGCACTCCATCCTCATCGGCTTCGCCGCCAAGTCCGACTTCATCCTGGCCACGGCGGGCGAGGAGCTGGGGCTCGCGGGACTCGCGGCGATCTTCCTGCTGTACGCGCTGCTGGTCGAGCGCGGCTACCGGGCGGGCCTGGCCCTGCGCGAGCCGTTCGGGCGGCTGCTCGCGGTCGGGCTCGCCTCGATCCTGGCGCTGCAGGTGTTCGTGATCGGCGGCGGGGTCACCGGGCTGATCCCGCTGACCGGCATGGCGATGCCGTTCCTCGCCCAGGGCGGCTCCTCGGTGGTCACCAACTGGGCGATCGTGGCACTGCTGATCCGGGTCAGCGACTCGGCGCGCCACCAGTACGACGGGCAGGAGGCACCGTGA
- a CDS encoding styrene monooxygenase/indole monooxygenase family protein → MRKILVVGAGQSGLQLALGLQSHGYEVTLMSNRTADEIRTGRVMSTQCMFHTALQHERDLQLNFWESQAPKIEGLGVSVAAPGSWGEGPAARAIDWVGKLDGYAQSVDQRVKMAGWMDTFAQRGGQLVIHGAAVGDLDYFSRTYDLVLVAAGKGELVSMFARDPERSPYSEPQRALAVAYVHGLGPRPEHPGFDAVRCNLVPGVGELFIMPTLTTSGRADILFWEGVPGGPLDVFNGVKDPAKHLSLTLELMEKFTPWEYARATEVELTDAGATLAGRYAPTVRNPVGRLPGGGLVLGVADVVVANDPITGQGSNSASKCAAAYLASILEHGDKPFDEEWMRATFDRYWDTAQHVTKWTNAMLAPPPEHILNLIGAAEQLQPVADRFANAFNDPADFENFFYDPEKTEAYLASAAGA, encoded by the coding sequence ATGCGGAAGATACTCGTCGTCGGAGCCGGTCAGTCCGGCCTCCAGCTCGCCCTCGGCCTGCAGTCGCACGGCTACGAGGTCACCCTGATGTCGAACCGGACCGCGGACGAGATCCGCACCGGCCGGGTCATGTCGACGCAGTGCATGTTCCACACGGCACTGCAGCACGAGCGTGATCTCCAGCTGAACTTCTGGGAGTCCCAGGCCCCGAAGATCGAAGGACTCGGCGTCTCGGTCGCCGCCCCCGGTTCCTGGGGCGAGGGCCCCGCGGCCCGTGCGATCGACTGGGTGGGCAAGCTGGACGGGTACGCGCAGTCGGTCGACCAGCGGGTGAAGATGGCCGGCTGGATGGACACCTTCGCCCAGCGCGGCGGCCAACTGGTCATCCACGGCGCGGCGGTCGGCGACCTCGACTACTTCTCCCGTACGTACGACCTCGTCCTGGTCGCGGCCGGCAAGGGCGAGCTGGTGTCGATGTTCGCCCGCGACCCCGAGCGCTCCCCGTACAGCGAGCCGCAGCGCGCGCTGGCGGTGGCGTACGTCCACGGGCTCGGCCCGCGCCCGGAGCACCCCGGGTTCGACGCGGTCCGCTGCAACCTGGTCCCCGGTGTCGGCGAGCTGTTCATCATGCCGACGCTGACCACGTCCGGCCGCGCGGACATCCTGTTCTGGGAGGGCGTACCCGGTGGCCCGCTCGACGTCTTCAACGGCGTCAAGGACCCGGCGAAGCACCTCTCCCTGACGCTGGAACTCATGGAGAAGTTCACGCCCTGGGAGTACGCGCGGGCCACCGAGGTCGAACTGACCGATGCCGGCGCTACGTTGGCCGGGCGTTACGCCCCGACCGTCCGCAACCCCGTCGGCCGCCTCCCCGGCGGCGGCCTGGTGCTGGGTGTCGCGGACGTCGTGGTGGCCAACGACCCGATCACCGGTCAGGGTTCCAACTCCGCGTCCAAGTGCGCGGCGGCGTATCTCGCGTCCATCCTGGAGCACGGCGACAAGCCGTTCGACGAGGAGTGGATGCGGGCCACGTTCGACCGGTACTGGGACACCGCCCAGCACGTCACCAAGTGGACGAACGCGATGCTCGCCCCGCCGCCCGAGCACATCCTGAACCTGATCGGCGCGGCGGAGCAACTGCAGCCGGTCGCCGACCGCTTCGCCAATGCGTTCAACGACCCGGCCGACTTCGAGAACTTCTTCTACGACCCGGAGAAGACCGAGGCCTACCTGGCGTCGGCCGCTGGAGCCTGA
- a CDS encoding C40 family peptidase: MSGTVPRLACTAAVAALAARSLLAPLPAAAVTPDPQQRSVAQLLTELQQLYRQTEQATESYNATAEKLKRQRAEVSRLDGELARARLALQDSRTDAGRLARQQYQNTDGLGPYVRLLLAPDPQHALDEGHVIGELARERAGAVTRLTAREQREDALARAARTALDTQLTLTERQKKQRDAVRSKLADVERLLAGLTPDQLAAVAALERRGVTEAQRKLTTSGALPTGRSASPEAERAVHYAMDQLGKPYQWGAQGPDSYDCSGLTSQAWGHAGTPIPRTSQEQWQHLRRVPLNRLHPGDLVVYFPEATHVALYVGDGKVVQAPRPGEMVRVSPLASYPVLGAVRPDE; this comes from the coding sequence GTGTCAGGAACGGTCCCGCGCCTGGCCTGTACGGCTGCGGTGGCGGCCCTGGCGGCCCGGTCCCTGCTCGCGCCCCTGCCCGCCGCCGCCGTAACGCCGGATCCGCAACAGCGTTCCGTCGCCCAGCTGCTGACGGAGCTTCAGCAGCTGTACCGGCAGACCGAACAGGCCACCGAGAGCTACAACGCCACCGCGGAGAAGCTGAAGCGGCAGCGCGCCGAGGTGTCCCGGCTCGACGGCGAACTGGCCCGCGCCCGTCTCGCGCTGCAGGACAGCCGCACCGACGCCGGCCGGCTGGCCCGCCAGCAGTACCAGAACACCGACGGCCTCGGCCCCTACGTCCGTCTGCTCCTCGCCCCCGACCCGCAGCACGCGCTGGACGAGGGCCATGTCATCGGCGAGCTGGCCCGCGAGCGGGCCGGCGCGGTGACCCGGCTGACCGCCAGGGAGCAGCGCGAGGACGCCCTCGCCCGGGCCGCCCGCACGGCGCTGGACACCCAACTCACCCTCACGGAGCGGCAGAAGAAGCAGCGCGACGCCGTGCGGAGCAAACTGGCCGACGTGGAACGCCTGCTGGCCGGCCTCACCCCGGACCAGCTGGCCGCGGTCGCCGCCCTGGAGCGGCGGGGCGTCACCGAGGCCCAGCGAAAGCTCACCACCTCCGGCGCACTGCCCACGGGCCGTTCGGCCTCCCCCGAGGCCGAACGCGCGGTCCACTACGCCATGGACCAGCTCGGCAAGCCGTACCAGTGGGGCGCACAGGGCCCGGACTCCTACGACTGCTCGGGCCTGACCTCACAGGCCTGGGGGCACGCCGGCACGCCCATCCCCCGTACCAGCCAGGAACAGTGGCAACACCTCAGGAGAGTTCCGCTGAACCGGCTCCACCCCGGTGACCTGGTGGTCTACTTCCCCGAGGCGACCCACGTGGCGTTGTACGTCGGGGACGGGAAGGTCGTACAGGCGCCAAGGCCCGGCGAGATGGTACGGGTCTCACCGCTGGCGTCGTATCCGGTGCTCGGCGCGGTACGCCCGGACGAGTAG
- a CDS encoding roadblock/LC7 domain-containing protein, which yields MTAPSTYGLSSEARNLHWLLTNLVEEVPGIQSVAVVSSDGLLLLSSDPGHTEQSRQARPARGPRGSSADLATIVSGIGSLTVGAAKLMDCGGVKHTMIAMEEGSLFVMSISDGSLLGVHGSADCDMSVVAYHMALFVGRAGHVLTPELRTELRKSLEAQSAGSTR from the coding sequence TTGACCGCGCCCAGTACCTACGGACTGAGCAGTGAAGCCCGCAATCTGCACTGGCTGCTGACGAACCTGGTCGAGGAAGTCCCCGGCATCCAGTCGGTCGCCGTGGTCTCCTCGGACGGTCTGCTGCTCCTGTCGTCCGATCCGGGGCACACCGAGCAGTCCCGCCAGGCCCGCCCGGCGCGAGGCCCCCGTGGCTCCTCCGCCGACCTCGCCACCATCGTCTCCGGCATCGGCAGCCTCACCGTCGGCGCCGCGAAGCTGATGGACTGCGGCGGCGTCAAGCACACGATGATCGCGATGGAGGAGGGCAGCCTGTTCGTGATGTCGATCAGCGACGGCTCGCTGCTCGGTGTGCACGGCTCCGCCGACTGCGACATGAGCGTGGTGGCGTACCACATGGCGCTGTTCGTCGGCCGCGCCGGCCACGTCCTCACCCCCGAACTCCGCACCGAGCTGCGGAAGTCCCTGGAGGCCCAGTCGGCGGGGAGCACCCGGTGA
- a CDS encoding ferritin-like domain-containing protein, producing MPTHDLYANTPGDSPWLVPASGAARFSWEYDDGRDRLLALYQKGKDKQWDGQQRIDWDLEVDPYDALGTPDEMMSLYGTKYWDKLTEKDKGELRRHYASWQFSQFLHGEQGAMICAARIVESVPDLDAKFYSATQTMDEARHAEIYGRFLHEKIGLVYPINDNLQSLLGDTLRDSRWDMPYLGMQVLIEGLALAAFGMIRDTTDKPLPKQILTYVMQDEARHVAFGRLALRDYYKQLTDAELREREEFVIEGCYLMRDRLRGVEVLENFGIPKADAEALSERSEFLQLFRKLLFSRIVPCVKDIGLWGKRLQEAYVDMGVFEMGDSSLDLLMAQDEELAEQLDAERFAAEERDRVAEVQEAIESGAAEG from the coding sequence ATGCCGACCCATGACCTGTACGCCAACACGCCGGGGGACTCCCCCTGGCTCGTGCCCGCGAGCGGCGCCGCCCGGTTCAGCTGGGAGTACGACGACGGCCGCGACCGCCTGCTCGCCCTGTACCAGAAGGGCAAGGACAAGCAGTGGGACGGGCAGCAGCGCATCGACTGGGACCTGGAGGTCGACCCGTACGACGCGCTCGGCACACCCGACGAGATGATGTCCCTGTACGGCACCAAGTACTGGGACAAGCTCACCGAAAAGGACAAGGGCGAGCTGCGCCGGCACTACGCCTCCTGGCAGTTCAGCCAGTTCCTCCACGGCGAGCAGGGCGCGATGATCTGCGCGGCGCGGATCGTGGAGTCGGTGCCCGACCTGGACGCCAAGTTCTACTCCGCCACCCAGACCATGGACGAGGCCCGGCACGCCGAGATCTACGGCCGGTTCCTGCACGAGAAGATCGGGCTCGTCTACCCGATCAACGACAATCTGCAGTCGCTGCTCGGCGACACGCTCCGCGACAGCCGCTGGGACATGCCGTACCTGGGCATGCAGGTCCTCATCGAAGGTCTGGCGCTCGCCGCGTTCGGGATGATCCGGGACACCACCGACAAGCCGCTGCCCAAGCAGATCCTCACCTACGTCATGCAGGACGAGGCCCGGCACGTGGCCTTCGGCCGGCTGGCGCTGCGCGACTACTACAAGCAGCTCACCGACGCCGAACTGCGCGAGCGCGAGGAGTTCGTCATCGAGGGCTGCTATCTGATGCGCGACCGGCTGCGCGGCGTGGAGGTGCTGGAGAACTTCGGCATCCCCAAGGCCGATGCGGAGGCGCTGAGCGAGCGCTCCGAGTTCCTCCAGCTGTTCCGCAAGTTGCTGTTCAGCCGGATCGTGCCCTGCGTCAAGGACATCGGCCTGTGGGGCAAGCGGCTGCAGGAGGCCTACGTCGACATGGGCGTCTTCGAGATGGGCGACTCCAGTCTGGACCTGCTCATGGCCCAGGACGAGGAACTCGCCGAGCAACTGGACGCCGAGCGCTTCGCCGCCGAGGAGCGGGACCGGGTCGCGGAGGTGCAGGAGGCGATCGAGTCGGGGGCGGCGGAGGGCTGA
- a CDS encoding GTP-binding protein: protein MDSAVSDATGVAPLVAEPGDDLRSWQTDRTRAPIATKIVVAGGFGVGKTTLVTSVSEITPLQTEALMTEASEETDDLTATPGKLTTTVAMDFGRITLDDDLVLYLFGTPGQQRFWFMWDDLVRGAIGAVVMADTRRLKDCFPALDYFESCGLPYVVAVNHFDGSERFEPEDVREALTIPAHVPVMIMDARRRISVIETLLALVGHALDETPE, encoded by the coding sequence GTGGACTCCGCCGTCTCTGACGCCACCGGCGTCGCCCCCCTCGTCGCCGAGCCCGGCGACGACCTGAGGTCCTGGCAGACGGACCGCACCCGGGCCCCGATCGCGACGAAGATAGTCGTGGCGGGCGGTTTCGGCGTCGGCAAGACCACGCTGGTCACCTCCGTCTCGGAGATCACGCCCCTGCAGACGGAGGCGCTGATGACCGAGGCGAGCGAGGAGACCGACGACCTCACCGCCACGCCGGGCAAGCTCACCACAACCGTGGCCATGGACTTCGGCCGCATCACGCTCGACGACGACCTGGTGCTCTACCTGTTCGGCACGCCGGGCCAGCAGCGGTTCTGGTTCATGTGGGACGACCTGGTGCGCGGCGCGATCGGCGCCGTCGTCATGGCCGACACCCGCCGCCTGAAGGACTGCTTCCCGGCGCTGGACTACTTCGAGAGCTGCGGACTGCCGTACGTCGTCGCGGTCAACCACTTCGACGGCAGCGAGCGGTTCGAGCCGGAGGACGTACGGGAGGCTCTGACGATCCCCGCGCACGTCCCTGTCATGATCATGGATGCGCGGCGCCGGATCTCGGTCATCGAGACCTTGCTGGCCCTGGTCGGCCACGCGCTGGACGAAACCCCCGAGTAG
- a CDS encoding TetR/AcrR family transcriptional regulator, with product MTPAATPAYRRLSVEERRSQLLGAALSLFAHRAPEDVSLDDVAEAAGVSRPLVYRYFPGGKQQLYEAALRSAAEELRLCFDEAREGPLLPRLARALDRYLSFVDEHDTGFSALLQGGSVVETSRTTAIVDGVRRAAAEHIYSHLGVPDPGPRLRMTVRTWITAVEAASLIWLDEDKQPPVEELRDWLVEQFVAVLTVTAARDPQTAAVVGGLGEDDRD from the coding sequence ATGACGCCGGCCGCCACCCCCGCCTACCGCCGACTGAGCGTCGAGGAGCGACGAAGTCAGCTCCTCGGTGCCGCCCTGTCCCTCTTCGCGCACCGCGCGCCCGAGGATGTGTCGCTGGACGACGTGGCGGAGGCGGCAGGGGTGTCGCGACCGCTGGTGTACCGGTACTTCCCGGGCGGCAAGCAGCAGCTGTACGAGGCCGCGCTGCGCTCCGCCGCCGAAGAGCTCCGGCTGTGCTTCGACGAGGCCCGCGAGGGCCCCCTGCTGCCCCGGCTGGCCCGCGCCCTGGACCGCTATCTGAGCTTCGTCGACGAGCACGACACCGGCTTCAGCGCCCTGCTCCAGGGCGGCAGCGTGGTGGAGACCTCGCGGACCACGGCCATCGTCGACGGGGTGCGCCGGGCCGCGGCCGAGCACATCTACAGCCATCTCGGCGTCCCCGACCCCGGCCCACGGCTGCGCATGACGGTCCGGACGTGGATCACGGCCGTGGAGGCCGCCTCCCTGATCTGGCTGGACGAGGACAAGCAGCCCCCGGTCGAGGAGCTGCGCGACTGGCTGGTGGAGCAGTTCGTGGCCGTCCTCACGGTCACCGCGGCCCGGGACCCGCAGACGGCCGCCGTCGTCGGCGGGCTCGGCGAGGATGACCGAGACTGA
- a CDS encoding penicillin-binding transpeptidase domain-containing protein — translation MARYIRHACAFCALLLAALLANAARVQVVQSRLYDDNPANRRATIARYGQPRGDILVGDEPVTGSVDTGEQLRFERSYRNGPLYAPVTGFASQAYGTTFLEHAGDGVLSGTDPVLSPLPLWNDMTHRLSPAGNVVTTLNRAAQQAAYRGLAGRKGAVAAIEPATGRILALVSSPSYDPGELSGNGEAVTSAWARLNHDPEKPMLNRAVRQTYPPGSTFKVVTAAAALDAGVVTDLDARTDSPDPYRLPGTTTRLTNEADDCRDASLRSAFEWSCNTVFAKLGVDVGVRDMSATARAFGFNDTRLRIPYSVAPSTFDPRVDRAQLALSSIGQFNTRATPLQMAMVAAAVADRGQLRSPYLVERTTRHNGETIAGSGAHPVRQVMNPSTATRLKELMTDVVREGTGKRAAIPGALVGGKTGTAQHGVGNSGAPYAWFVSWAQADNSLEPQVAVAVVVEDASANRGEISGGGNAAPIARDVMRAVLGP, via the coding sequence ATGGCCCGGTACATCCGGCACGCCTGCGCGTTCTGCGCACTGCTGCTCGCGGCACTGCTGGCCAACGCGGCCCGGGTGCAGGTGGTGCAGTCCCGGCTCTACGACGACAACCCGGCCAACCGCCGTGCGACGATCGCCCGTTACGGCCAGCCGCGCGGCGACATCCTGGTCGGCGACGAGCCGGTCACCGGTTCCGTCGACACCGGCGAGCAGCTGCGCTTCGAACGCAGCTACCGGAACGGCCCGTTGTACGCGCCGGTCACCGGATTCGCCTCACAGGCGTACGGCACCACGTTCCTGGAGCACGCCGGGGACGGGGTGCTCTCCGGCACGGATCCGGTGCTCTCGCCGCTGCCGCTGTGGAACGACATGACGCACAGGCTCAGTCCGGCCGGGAACGTCGTCACCACGCTCAACCGGGCGGCGCAGCAGGCGGCGTACCGGGGGCTCGCCGGGCGCAAGGGCGCGGTGGCCGCGATCGAGCCGGCCACGGGCCGGATCCTGGCGCTGGTGTCGAGTCCGTCGTACGACCCCGGGGAGCTGTCCGGCAACGGCGAGGCGGTGACCTCGGCGTGGGCGCGGCTCAACCACGACCCGGAGAAGCCGATGCTCAACCGGGCGGTACGGCAGACCTATCCGCCGGGGTCGACGTTCAAGGTGGTCACCGCGGCGGCGGCGCTGGACGCGGGCGTGGTCACCGACCTGGACGCGCGCACCGACTCCCCCGACCCCTACCGGCTGCCCGGCACCACGACCCGGCTGACCAACGAGGCCGACGACTGCCGGGACGCCTCGCTGCGGTCGGCCTTCGAGTGGTCCTGCAACACGGTGTTCGCCAAGCTGGGCGTGGACGTCGGGGTGAGGGACATGTCGGCCACGGCACGGGCGTTCGGGTTCAACGACACCCGGCTGCGGATCCCGTACTCCGTCGCGCCCAGCACCTTCGACCCGCGGGTGGACCGGGCGCAGCTGGCGCTGTCCTCGATCGGGCAGTTCAACACGCGGGCCACGCCCCTGCAGATGGCGATGGTGGCGGCGGCCGTCGCGGACCGCGGACAGCTGCGCTCGCCGTACCTGGTGGAGCGGACGACCCGGCACAACGGTGAAACGATCGCCGGGAGCGGGGCGCATCCGGTGCGGCAGGTGATGAACCCCTCGACGGCCACGCGGCTGAAGGAGCTGATGACCGACGTGGTCCGGGAGGGCACCGGCAAGCGGGCGGCCATCCCCGGCGCCCTCGTCGGCGGCAAGACCGGCACGGCCCAGCACGGGGTCGGCAACTCCGGTGCGCCGTACGCCTGGTTCGTCTCCTGGGCGCAGGCCGACAACTCCCTGGAGCCACAGGTGGCCGTCGCGGTGGTGGTGGAGGACGCCTCGGCGAACCGGGGCGAGATCAGCGGCGGCGGGAACGCGGCGCCGATCGCGCGGGACGTGATGCGCGCGGTTCTCGGTCCGTGA